From a region of the Triticum aestivum cultivar Chinese Spring chromosome 7D, IWGSC CS RefSeq v2.1, whole genome shotgun sequence genome:
- the LOC123169215 gene encoding zinc finger protein 36-like, protein MVATAMQALFDQPELSLSLSLVPAAAPALNKDDYLAICLAALAKSGQQAQMMEGQARAWRPAPAPAQELRFSCAVCGKAFASYQALGGHKSSHRKPPPTGERCVVAQASAGAGSEASAAASSGGSSGGPHQCTVCGRGFATGQALGGHKRCHYWDGTSVSMSVSVSVSASSSAVLRNFDLNLLPMPENAGLKRWAEEEEVQSPLPAKKLRLLL, encoded by the coding sequence ATGGTTGCCACCGCCATGCAGGCCCTCTTCGACCAGCCcgagctctccctctccctctccctggtccccgccgccgcgccggcgcTCAACAAGGACGACTACCTCGCCATCTGCCTCGCCGCGCTCGCCAAAAGCGGGCAGCAGGCGCAGATGATGGAGGGGCAAGCGAGAGCGTGGCGCCCGGCCCCCGCGCCGGCGCAGGAGCTGCGATTCAGCTGCGCGGTCTGCGGGAAGGCGTTCGCGTCGTACCAGGCGCTCGGCGGGCACAAGTCCAGCCACCGCAAGCCGCCGCCCACCGGAGAGCGGTGCGTCGTTGCGCAGGCGTCCGCGGGTGCTGGGTCGGAGGCGAGCGCGGCGGCGTCCTCGGGCGGGAGCAGCGGCGGGCCGCACCAGTGCACCGTCTGCGGGCGGGGCTTCGCGACCGGGCAGGCGCTCGGAGGGCACAAGCGGTGCCACTACTGggacggcacctccgtgtccaTGTCCGTGTCCGTCTCCGTGTCGGCGTCGTCGTCCGCCGTGCTGAGGAACTTCGACCTGAACCTGCTGCCGATGCCGGAGAACGCCGGGTTgaagaggtgggccgaggaggaggaggtgcagaGCCCTCTCCCCGCCAAGAAGCTGAGGCTTTTGctgtaa